A stretch of the uncultured Trichococcus sp. genome encodes the following:
- the hisF gene encoding imidazole glycerol phosphate synthase subunit HisF, giving the protein MIKKRIIPCLDVKDGTVVKGIQFKGLRDIGDPVELAKRYNALGADELVFLDISATETGHNLMIDVIRKTAQQLFIPMTIGGGIKSTDDISRLLNAGADKVSLNSSALANPQLIKEASDKFGSQCICIAVDAKWEADKEEWYCYTHGGKKRTEIKTLDWVQQVEALGAGELLVTSMDYDGMKQGFDHRLLNKIQGLVSIPVIASGGGGNAQHFADLFKETNVSAGLAASIFHDEEVSIAEVKQCCTENGVDMRNV; this is encoded by the coding sequence ATGATAAAGAAACGGATCATTCCCTGCCTGGATGTAAAGGACGGCACGGTCGTAAAAGGGATCCAGTTCAAGGGCTTGCGCGATATCGGCGATCCGGTCGAACTGGCGAAGCGCTACAATGCTTTGGGAGCGGATGAACTGGTCTTTCTGGACATCTCCGCAACCGAAACCGGGCACAACCTGATGATCGATGTCATCCGCAAAACGGCGCAACAGCTGTTCATCCCGATGACGATCGGCGGCGGCATCAAATCTACGGATGACATTTCCCGTCTGCTGAACGCTGGAGCGGATAAAGTCAGTCTGAATTCATCGGCGTTGGCGAATCCACAGCTGATCAAGGAAGCAAGCGACAAGTTCGGCAGCCAATGCATCTGCATCGCTGTCGATGCGAAGTGGGAAGCCGACAAAGAGGAGTGGTATTGCTATACCCACGGCGGAAAAAAACGGACCGAGATCAAGACGCTGGACTGGGTGCAGCAAGTGGAAGCGCTAGGCGCCGGCGAATTGCTGGTCACCAGCATGGACTACGACGGCATGAAGCAGGGTTTCGATCACCGCCTGCTGAATAAGATCCAAGGTTTGGTATCTATCCCGGTCATCGCTTCCGGCGGCGGCGGAAATGCCCAACATTTCGCCGACTTGTTCAAGGAAACGAATGTATCGGCCGGGTTGGCAGCTTCCATCTTCCATGATGAAGAAGTGTCGATCGCCGAAGTGAAACAATGCTGTACGGAGAATGGAGTGGATATGCGCAATGTCTAA
- the hisA gene encoding 1-(5-phosphoribosyl)-5-((5-phosphoribosylamino)methylideneamino)imidazole-4-carboxamide isomerase: protein MIEIWPAIDLIDNKSVRLTEGDYGTKEEMQRTPQEAIAFYAQFEQVKRIHIVDLMGALNQKPEETPFIEQLLQQSALPVEIGGGIRSEETIKHYFEKGASYVIVGTKGLQDLPWLAEMTAKYPGKIYLGLDAKGELVAVNGWTETGRQTIYDVVEATNPMALGGIIYTDISKDGKMSGPNFELTGKLVELSTHPITASGGVRNVEDIKKLEALGVAAAIVGKAANTDAFWEGLA, encoded by the coding sequence ATGATAGAGATTTGGCCGGCAATCGACTTGATCGATAACAAGAGTGTCCGTCTGACCGAAGGGGACTACGGCACGAAAGAAGAAATGCAGCGCACGCCTCAGGAAGCCATCGCTTTTTATGCGCAATTCGAGCAAGTGAAACGCATCCATATCGTGGATCTGATGGGCGCTTTGAACCAAAAACCGGAAGAAACACCGTTCATCGAGCAGCTTTTGCAGCAGAGCGCATTGCCTGTCGAAATCGGCGGTGGCATCCGTTCTGAAGAAACCATCAAGCACTATTTCGAAAAAGGCGCCAGCTATGTGATCGTCGGGACGAAAGGGCTGCAGGATCTGCCCTGGTTGGCTGAGATGACGGCGAAATATCCCGGCAAGATCTACTTGGGACTGGATGCTAAAGGCGAACTGGTAGCCGTGAACGGTTGGACCGAAACGGGCCGCCAAACGATCTATGATGTCGTGGAAGCGACGAATCCGATGGCCTTGGGCGGCATCATCTATACGGATATCTCGAAAGACGGCAAGATGTCCGGACCGAACTTTGAGTTGACGGGCAAGCTTGTCGAACTTTCGACCCATCCCATCACCGCATCAGGCGGCGTCCGCAACGTCGAAGACATCAAAAAATTGGAAGCTTTGGGCGTGGCGGCAGCCATCGTCGGCAAAGCGGCCAATACGGATGCCTTCTGGGAGGGCTTGGCATGA
- the hisH gene encoding imidazole glycerol phosphate synthase subunit HisH produces MIAIVDYGLGNIANLTNAIRFLGYETVLTHDEEELRKADVIVLPGVGHFKDAIDRIDAIGLRELLTELEQTKPFIGICLGMQLLFEHSEEGDVDGLGFLPGEVKYIVSDLPVPHLGWNNLHSSQPGLDKDVYFIHSYKVVTDENVVATADYGQEIVAIVQKNNVIGIQFHPEKSGDYGLEILNQALQGGWK; encoded by the coding sequence ATGATAGCAATCGTTGATTATGGTTTGGGTAACATCGCGAACCTGACGAACGCCATCCGATTTCTTGGCTATGAAACGGTCCTGACGCATGACGAAGAGGAATTGCGCAAAGCGGATGTCATCGTCCTGCCGGGCGTGGGGCATTTCAAGGATGCTATCGATCGGATCGATGCGATCGGGTTGCGGGAACTGCTGACTGAATTAGAGCAGACGAAGCCGTTCATCGGAATATGTCTCGGGATGCAACTCCTATTTGAGCACAGCGAAGAAGGGGATGTCGATGGGTTGGGCTTTTTGCCGGGCGAAGTGAAGTACATCGTCAGCGACTTGCCGGTTCCGCATTTGGGCTGGAACAATCTGCATTCAAGCCAACCAGGCTTGGATAAAGATGTCTATTTCATCCATTCCTACAAAGTAGTGACCGACGAAAATGTTGTGGCAACGGCGGATTATGGTCAGGAAATAGTGGCGATCGTCCAGAAGAATAACGTCATCGGCATCCAGTTCCACCCGGAGAAAAGCGGGGATTACGGTCTGGAAATTTTGAACCAAGCTTTGCAAGGAGGATGGAAATAA
- the hisB gene encoding imidazoleglycerol-phosphate dehydratase HisB, with translation MERTAVSVSKERITKETKIAITLERGLEPSVINTGVGFLNHMLDLFAFHGHFVLDVQVDGDTDVDDHHTTEDVGIVLGQLLAELGQDKGAINRYGSAYVPMDETLARSVIDISGRPYLSFNAAFSKEKVGSFDVELVEEFFHGLVINARYTAHIDLIRGGNTHHEIEAIFKAFAQSLRIAMADSDVQRLPSSKGVIE, from the coding sequence ATGGAGAGAACAGCTGTGAGCGTATCAAAAGAGCGCATTACCAAAGAAACGAAAATCGCCATCACCTTGGAACGAGGGTTGGAACCTTCCGTCATCAATACGGGTGTGGGCTTCTTGAACCATATGTTGGATCTGTTCGCTTTCCATGGCCACTTCGTTTTGGATGTCCAGGTGGACGGCGACACGGATGTGGACGATCACCACACAACCGAGGACGTCGGCATCGTCTTGGGACAGCTGTTGGCTGAACTGGGTCAGGATAAAGGGGCAATCAATCGCTACGGGAGTGCCTATGTGCCGATGGATGAAACCTTGGCCCGTTCCGTCATCGACATCAGCGGCCGGCCTTATCTGAGCTTCAATGCCGCGTTTTCGAAAGAGAAAGTGGGCAGCTTCGATGTTGAACTGGTTGAAGAGTTCTTCCATGGTTTGGTCATCAATGCCCGCTACACGGCACATATCGACTTGATCCGCGGCGGCAACACGCACCATGAAATCGAAGCCATCTTCAAAGCTTTTGCGCAAAGCCTGCGCATCGCGATGGCCGATTCAGATGTGCAGCGCCTGCCTTCCTCAAAAGGAGTGATCGAATGA
- a CDS encoding histidinol-phosphate transaminase, whose protein sequence is MIRINKNESPIRALTNEEIAEIAVATRFQEYTDDAIDRLTEAYAAFHGEDPALIAFANGSDEWIQKCTILLGDGPILMLEPDFVMYEEYAAQFQREVIKVPCRADYSFDYDQVYAVIKKEKPAYFIVSQPNNPLGGLHPAAFIQKTADLLAESGGYLILDEAYMDFVDNPPVRPVGDHVILLRTLSKIYGLAGLRIGIASSTEKTMQLLNSIAHPYPLNTLSLSIAAFLLEHPERLRAFMAEQRRLSAKLKKIFNEGVGDILSVLPSETNFVFTYGELAPALGQWIIDHGYQPRTYEKSGIPCIETAVRYSIATDEQLDALAEIIKEWREQL, encoded by the coding sequence ATGATCCGCATCAACAAAAATGAAAGTCCCATCCGTGCACTGACAAATGAAGAAATCGCGGAAATAGCAGTAGCGACGCGCTTCCAGGAGTATACGGACGATGCCATCGACCGCCTGACGGAAGCGTACGCCGCTTTCCATGGCGAGGATCCCGCACTGATCGCTTTTGCCAACGGATCGGATGAATGGATCCAGAAGTGCACAATCCTTTTGGGGGACGGGCCGATCCTGATGCTGGAGCCGGATTTCGTGATGTACGAAGAGTACGCCGCGCAGTTCCAGCGCGAAGTCATCAAAGTGCCGTGCAGAGCGGATTATTCATTTGACTATGACCAGGTCTACGCCGTCATCAAGAAGGAAAAGCCTGCTTATTTCATCGTTTCGCAGCCGAACAATCCGCTGGGCGGGCTGCACCCTGCCGCTTTCATCCAAAAGACGGCTGATCTGCTGGCTGAATCCGGCGGCTATCTGATTTTGGACGAGGCTTACATGGATTTCGTGGACAACCCACCGGTGCGTCCGGTCGGTGACCACGTCATCCTTTTGCGTACCTTGTCAAAAATATACGGCTTGGCCGGTCTGCGCATCGGCATCGCCAGTTCGACTGAGAAGACGATGCAGCTGTTGAACTCCATCGCGCATCCGTATCCGCTCAATACTTTATCTTTGAGCATAGCTGCCTTCCTGTTGGAGCATCCGGAACGGCTGCGGGCCTTCATGGCGGAACAGCGACGTCTATCCGCCAAGTTGAAGAAAATCTTCAATGAGGGTGTAGGGGATATTCTTTCCGTCCTGCCGAGCGAGACGAATTTCGTCTTTACTTACGGTGAATTGGCGCCTGCGTTGGGCCAGTGGATCATCGACCACGGCTATCAGCCGCGCACCTATGAAAAATCAGGCATCCCGTGCATCGAAACGGCTGTCCGTTACTCGATCGCCACCGATGAACAGTTGGATGCCTTAGCCGAAATCATCAAAGAATGGAGAGAACAGCTGTGA
- the hisD gene encoding histidinol dehydrogenase — MYTTKTFKEAYKTKNTIDFSKTQAVMEIIQTVQEKGDAALFEYAKRFDGADITELEVPQSVIKEAYDSLDADLRAALEEARDNITVYQESIKWQQSPAGELYQKIHPLNKVGIYVPGGKASYPSTVLMTAVLANVAGVKETIVVTPPQKTAINQATLAACYICGVTHVYQVGGAQAVAALTYGTETIPRVDKIVGPGNQYVALAKKLVYGDVGIDSIAGPSEIVVVVDETANNEWVAIDLLAQAEHDELARTFLVCDNEEKLAAIEAELLVQKAKQSRIEVIEESLKHNHFPILTSGKGENIEVVNLIAGEHVSIQTKDAEDYIDAIETAGAIFIGEYSPEAIGDYVAGPSHVLPTGGNARFANGLSVNDFLRPNSVLNLKKETFRKMAPAGMLIATEESLQAHHDSLAVRMGDEK, encoded by the coding sequence ATGTACACAACTAAAACGTTCAAGGAAGCTTACAAAACAAAAAACACGATCGACTTTTCGAAGACGCAAGCCGTCATGGAAATTATCCAGACGGTCCAGGAAAAGGGCGATGCTGCGCTGTTCGAATACGCGAAACGTTTCGACGGGGCGGACATCACGGAATTGGAAGTGCCGCAGAGCGTCATCAAGGAAGCCTATGACAGCTTGGACGCGGACTTGCGCGCTGCTTTGGAGGAGGCCCGCGACAACATCACGGTCTATCAGGAAAGCATCAAGTGGCAACAGTCTCCGGCTGGGGAACTGTACCAGAAGATTCATCCGCTGAACAAGGTCGGCATCTATGTGCCGGGCGGCAAAGCGAGTTATCCTTCCACGGTGCTCATGACGGCCGTGTTGGCCAATGTAGCCGGCGTAAAGGAAACGATCGTCGTGACCCCACCGCAAAAGACAGCCATCAATCAAGCAACATTGGCCGCTTGCTATATCTGCGGCGTGACCCATGTTTATCAAGTCGGCGGCGCCCAAGCCGTAGCGGCCTTGACTTACGGAACGGAAACCATTCCGCGTGTCGATAAAATCGTCGGACCGGGGAACCAATATGTCGCCTTGGCGAAAAAACTGGTCTACGGGGATGTCGGCATAGATTCGATCGCAGGTCCTTCCGAAATCGTCGTAGTCGTCGACGAAACGGCGAACAACGAATGGGTTGCCATCGATCTGCTGGCGCAAGCCGAGCACGACGAATTGGCCCGCACCTTCCTTGTCTGCGACAACGAAGAGAAATTGGCCGCCATCGAAGCCGAGCTGCTGGTCCAGAAAGCGAAACAAAGCCGCATCGAAGTCATCGAGGAGAGCCTGAAGCACAACCACTTCCCGATCTTGACGAGCGGTAAGGGAGAGAACATCGAAGTCGTGAATCTGATTGCGGGAGAGCACGTCTCGATCCAGACAAAAGACGCGGAAGACTACATAGATGCCATCGAAACAGCCGGAGCGATCTTCATCGGAGAATATTCGCCTGAAGCGATCGGGGATTATGTTGCCGGACCGAGCCACGTGCTACCGACCGGAGGCAATGCCCGCTTTGCGAACGGCTTGTCCGTAAACGACTTTCTGCGCCCGAACTCTGTCCTGAACCTTAAGAAAGAAACGTTCCGCAAAATGGCTCCGGCCGGGATGCTGATTGCGACGGAAGAGTCGTTGCAGGCCCACCACGATTCCTTGGCGGTCAGAATGGGGGACGAGAAATGA
- the hisG gene encoding ATP phosphoribosyltransferase yields the protein MITIALSKGRQLKDFIQYLDEINLTEWSTALKSVSRELVIQTKDTRFILVKGEDVPVYVEEGIADLGITGSDILIEQNCNINNLMDLPFGYCHFAIASKEKKDIYPVVATKYVNYTRQYFDSIKQPVKIIALKGSVELAATIDMADAIMDIVQSGKTLHDNGLSEQVRLDDINARLISNKHAYFSKYDEIQTIINQLKVKNNVHN from the coding sequence ATGATTACTATCGCGCTATCAAAAGGCAGACAGCTTAAGGATTTCATCCAATATTTGGATGAAATCAACCTGACGGAATGGTCGACAGCATTGAAGTCCGTTTCTCGGGAATTGGTCATCCAGACAAAGGACACCCGCTTCATTTTGGTCAAAGGAGAAGATGTTCCTGTATATGTGGAGGAAGGAATCGCGGATCTGGGCATCACCGGAAGCGATATTCTGATCGAGCAGAATTGCAACATCAACAATCTGATGGACCTGCCTTTCGGGTATTGCCATTTCGCAATCGCCAGCAAAGAGAAAAAGGACATTTATCCAGTGGTTGCGACGAAGTACGTGAACTACACCAGACAATATTTTGATTCCATCAAGCAACCCGTGAAAATCATTGCGCTGAAGGGGTCGGTCGAACTGGCCGCGACCATCGATATGGCGGATGCCATCATGGATATCGTCCAATCCGGCAAGACGCTGCATGATAACGGTTTGAGTGAGCAAGTCCGCCTTGATGACATCAACGCACGCCTGATTTCGAATAAGCATGCTTACTTCTCCAAATATGATGAGATCCAGACTATAATCAATCAATTGAAGGTGAAAAATAATGTACACAACTAA
- a CDS encoding ATP phosphoribosyltransferase regulatory subunit — protein sequence MMTNESLLAKKQREMGFLHHFHHLGYDLIDLGVVEKFEWTQLSHDDLHLMLNRHKWQSGDKLFALRSDWTNAIVRYRKQYHLRADKIAYSGPVYSLQNERHQLGVETFTDSIPKQIEVLGDMITFMEKELNLYLSVAVVSHNKLLKKILSPRELEDPSVRKFICERNQDALKHRLGADHPLIGLMDQAPTEQAGYLKENYPELTGHLNELAEWEATLKSKNVDYVYADMLALPNQSYYKGIFIQLYGENQTEPVASGGQYTSSSKAFGMAINN from the coding sequence ATGATGACGAATGAATCGTTACTGGCGAAGAAACAGAGAGAGATGGGGTTTCTCCATCATTTCCACCACTTGGGGTACGATCTGATCGACCTGGGAGTCGTAGAGAAATTTGAGTGGACACAACTGTCTCATGATGACTTGCACCTGATGCTGAACCGGCATAAATGGCAAAGCGGAGATAAACTTTTTGCCTTACGCAGTGACTGGACGAATGCCATCGTGAGATACCGCAAGCAGTACCATTTACGCGCCGATAAAATAGCCTACTCGGGACCGGTCTATTCGCTTCAGAATGAGCGTCACCAATTGGGTGTAGAAACATTTACCGACTCGATTCCGAAACAGATCGAGGTTTTGGGCGATATGATCACCTTCATGGAGAAGGAATTGAACCTGTATTTATCGGTTGCGGTAGTCAGCCATAACAAATTACTGAAAAAAATTCTGAGTCCGCGGGAGTTGGAAGATCCTTCCGTCCGCAAGTTCATCTGCGAGAGAAACCAAGATGCTTTGAAGCATCGTTTGGGTGCGGATCATCCGCTGATCGGTCTGATGGATCAAGCACCTACGGAACAGGCCGGCTATCTGAAGGAAAATTATCCGGAACTGACCGGACATTTGAATGAACTGGCGGAATGGGAAGCGACGCTGAAGAGCAAGAACGTGGATTATGTCTACGCGGATATGCTGGCGTTACCGAACCAATCCTATTACAAGGGAATCTTTATTCAGCTGTACGGAGAAAACCAAACGGAACCCGTCGCATCGGGCGGTCAATACACAAGCTCTTCCAAAGCATTCGGAATGGCCATCAACAATTAA
- the hisJ gene encoding histidinol-phosphatase HisJ, with protein MHSDRHVHTPYCLHGSSDALENYVKVAIEAGLESLTFTEHAPLPMEDPLPEKDSSMRPEDVDAYLSDVRSLAEKYEGIIEIHAGFELDYLEGKETETRAFLEKYPETIPHSILSVHFVQLAPGEYFCIDLDRESFKQKGAEIGYETLYRLYEAAVNKALELPYGELTPKKIGHINLIHKFQKAYSVNDPIDWKLLLDKVKESGYTLDYNFAGIDKPDYGKTYPDPEMMAYAIKIGLAYEKGSDAHASHEVARYFDAATATEYDDWKEA; from the coding sequence ATGCACAGCGACAGACACGTCCATACCCCTTATTGCCTGCACGGTTCATCCGATGCTTTGGAAAACTATGTGAAGGTTGCCATCGAGGCCGGCCTCGAGTCCCTCACATTCACGGAACATGCCCCGTTACCGATGGAAGACCCGCTTCCTGAAAAGGACAGTTCGATGCGTCCGGAAGATGTCGATGCCTACTTGTCCGATGTCCGTTCACTTGCCGAGAAGTATGAAGGCATCATCGAAATCCATGCCGGTTTTGAATTGGACTATCTGGAAGGAAAAGAAACGGAAACGCGCGCCTTCCTGGAAAAATACCCGGAAACCATTCCCCACTCGATTCTGAGCGTCCATTTCGTGCAGCTCGCTCCTGGAGAATACTTCTGCATCGACTTGGATCGCGAATCCTTTAAGCAAAAAGGCGCGGAAATCGGCTACGAAACCCTCTACAGATTATATGAAGCGGCTGTCAATAAGGCTTTGGAACTTCCGTACGGAGAGCTGACTCCGAAAAAAATCGGCCACATCAACCTGATCCATAAGTTTCAAAAAGCTTACAGTGTCAATGATCCCATCGACTGGAAGCTGTTGTTGGATAAGGTGAAGGAGAGTGGGTACACCCTTGATTACAATTTTGCCGGAATCGACAAACCGGACTACGGCAAAACCTATCCGGATCCGGAAATGATGGCTTATGCAATCAAGATCGGTCTCGCCTATGAGAAGGGTTCCGATGCCCACGCCTCCCATGAAGTAGCCCGCTATTTCGATGCGGCCACAGCAACCGAATATGATGACTGGAAAGAAGCCTGA
- a CDS encoding DUF1836 domain-containing protein — protein MKLKQELEDYQHQLLDLTFIRFDELPDFGLYSDQVIAIIEKQLSFLNATQEERIITPAMINNYVKLQLIDKPEKKKYFKTHIAQLIVITLLKQVLPLSEVKKGLELQVSIRGFQIAYDTFCQELEYAFRMLFRDLDKKDHFTYTLEDIHSENIALKMITLSLASKLLTQKIILVDGVSHASQKGENTHDES, from the coding sequence GTGAAGCTTAAACAAGAATTGGAAGACTATCAGCACCAGCTGCTCGATTTGACGTTCATCCGTTTTGACGAGCTGCCTGATTTTGGCCTCTATAGCGATCAAGTGATCGCCATCATCGAAAAGCAATTGAGTTTCCTGAACGCCACTCAGGAAGAACGCATCATCACACCGGCTATGATCAATAATTACGTAAAACTGCAGCTGATCGATAAACCCGAGAAAAAGAAATATTTCAAAACCCATATCGCCCAACTGATCGTCATCACCTTGCTCAAACAGGTGTTGCCTTTGTCGGAGGTGAAAAAAGGGTTGGAACTGCAAGTCTCCATCCGCGGATTCCAGATCGCCTACGACACTTTCTGCCAAGAATTGGAGTATGCCTTCCGGATGCTCTTCCGTGACCTCGACAAGAAAGATCACTTCACCTATACCTTGGAGGATATCCACAGCGAAAACATCGCTTTGAAGATGATCACGCTGTCGCTTGCTTCGAAATTGTTGACACAAAAAATCATATTGGTCGATGGCGTCAGCCACGCATCCCAAAAAGGAGAGAATACTCATGACGAAAGCTAA
- a CDS encoding DegV family protein codes for MTKANSIAVLADSCNDIPQELLDKYHIYTLPLMINYKDASYRDRVDITPEQVYERFQEEIPKTSLPLPETIAETFAKIKADGFDQVIVSAISSGLSGTCQAIRLLADDIQDMQIVVIDTLNIAIASGFVALYAAEQIEAGLPFEEVVSRTQAAVKQSTILFGVGTLEYLMKGGRIGKVSGILGSALNIKPIISCNEDGIYDTVAKVRGRKQSIQKLIDMTREKLGQHKNYYLSICHGDAYEEMLVMKEQLKDLVAGAKIYAEGQISPVLGVHTGPGLLGIGIMVLED; via the coding sequence ATGACGAAAGCTAATTCCATTGCCGTCTTGGCCGATTCCTGCAACGATATTCCGCAGGAGCTGCTCGACAAATACCACATCTATACCTTGCCGCTGATGATCAATTACAAAGACGCGAGCTATCGCGATCGGGTCGACATCACGCCGGAGCAAGTCTACGAAAGATTCCAGGAAGAAATTCCGAAGACAAGTTTGCCCTTGCCGGAAACGATTGCCGAAACTTTCGCCAAAATCAAGGCGGACGGCTTCGATCAGGTGATCGTATCCGCCATTTCCAGCGGGTTGAGCGGCACCTGCCAGGCCATCAGATTGTTGGCGGACGATATTCAGGATATGCAGATCGTCGTCATCGATACGCTGAACATCGCCATCGCCTCGGGATTTGTGGCACTTTATGCTGCCGAGCAGATCGAAGCGGGACTTCCGTTCGAGGAAGTCGTTTCGAGAACGCAAGCAGCCGTGAAACAGTCCACCATCCTGTTCGGGGTCGGCACCTTGGAGTATCTGATGAAGGGCGGCCGCATCGGGAAGGTTTCCGGGATCCTGGGAAGCGCCTTGAACATCAAACCGATCATCTCCTGCAACGAAGACGGCATCTACGATACGGTCGCAAAAGTTCGCGGCCGCAAGCAGAGCATCCAGAAACTGATCGACATGACCCGCGAAAAACTGGGTCAGCACAAAAATTACTACTTGTCGATCTGCCACGGGGATGCCTACGAAGAGATGCTCGTTATGAAAGAACAGCTGAAGGATCTGGTCGCCGGCGCCAAAATCTACGCCGAAGGTCAAATCTCGCCGGTATTGGGTGTCCACACCGGACCCGGATTGTTGGGAATCGGCATCATGGTTTTGGAAGATTAA
- a CDS encoding 6-phospho-beta-glucosidase yields MSKEALKIVTIGGGSSYTPELIEGYILRKDELPIKEIWLVDIEEGKEKLEIVGAMAKRQVEAAGLDWEVHLTLDRFNALKDADFVTTQFRVGLLNARIKDERIPLSHGVLGQETNGAGGMFKAFRTIPIIGQIIADMKVQCPDAWLINFTNPAGMVTEAAIKHFGWKKTIGLCNVPIGHRKVAAEKLAIPEDELLFKFAGINHFHWHRVWDDKGAERTDEVIDMVYGPQKTEDENHLKNIHSAQFHYEQLKDLGLLPCGYHRYYYIEDEMLKHSIEEFEKGETRAQVVKATETRLFELYKDPALNYKPEELSQRGGTHYSDAACEVIASIQNDKRTDMVVSTANNGTIQDMPYDCVVEVSALITAHGAEPYNWGEMPSAARGLLQGMKAMEETVIRAAITGSYGAALQAFTINPLVPGGTTAKTLLDELLYAHKEHLPQFAEKIAEIEANQPETVAYVDELMKTN; encoded by the coding sequence ATGTCGAAAGAAGCTTTGAAGATTGTTACGATTGGTGGAGGTTCCAGTTACACACCGGAATTGATTGAAGGATATATTTTAAGAAAAGATGAGTTGCCTATCAAAGAAATTTGGTTGGTGGATATAGAAGAAGGTAAGGAAAAACTGGAAATCGTCGGCGCAATGGCGAAACGCCAAGTCGAGGCGGCTGGATTGGACTGGGAAGTCCACCTGACATTGGATCGTTTCAATGCATTGAAAGATGCGGATTTCGTAACGACGCAATTCCGTGTAGGTTTACTGAATGCTCGTATCAAAGATGAGCGCATTCCATTGTCCCATGGTGTTTTGGGTCAAGAAACCAATGGTGCAGGCGGAATGTTCAAAGCTTTCCGTACGATTCCGATCATCGGCCAGATCATTGCGGATATGAAAGTGCAATGTCCGGATGCATGGTTGATCAACTTTACGAACCCTGCAGGTATGGTGACTGAAGCAGCCATCAAACATTTCGGTTGGAAGAAAACAATCGGCCTATGCAATGTTCCGATCGGACACCGCAAAGTCGCAGCAGAAAAATTAGCGATCCCTGAAGATGAATTACTGTTCAAATTTGCCGGAATCAACCACTTCCACTGGCACCGTGTCTGGGATGACAAGGGGGCGGAGCGCACAGATGAAGTGATCGATATGGTTTACGGACCGCAAAAAACCGAAGATGAGAACCATCTGAAAAACATCCACAGTGCGCAATTCCACTACGAGCAACTGAAGGACTTGGGCTTGCTTCCTTGCGGATACCACCGTTATTACTATATCGAAGATGAAATGTTGAAGCATTCTATTGAAGAATTCGAAAAAGGCGAAACACGTGCGCAAGTCGTCAAGGCAACGGAAACGCGCTTGTTCGAACTTTACAAAGACCCTGCTTTGAACTACAAACCGGAAGAATTATCGCAACGCGGCGGTACGCACTACAGTGATGCTGCCTGTGAAGTGATCGCGTCGATCCAAAACGACAAACGCACGGACATGGTCGTATCAACAGCGAACAACGGCACAATCCAAGATATGCCTTATGATTGCGTCGTAGAAGTTTCCGCCTTGATCACAGCGCATGGCGCTGAACCGTACAACTGGGGTGAAATGCCTTCAGCGGCCCGTGGTTTATTGCAAGGCATGAAAGCGATGGAAGAAACAGTCATCCGCGCAGCCATCACAGGCAGCTACGGTGCGGCGTTGCAGGCCTTCACAATCAACCCGCTTGTGCCGGGCGGTACAACAGCCAAGACGTTGTTGGATGAATTGTTGTATGCACACAAAGAGCATCTGCCGCAATTCGCAGAGAAAATCGCTGAAATCGAAGCGAACCAGCCGGAAACAGTTGCTTACGTCGACGAATTGATGAAAACAAACTAA